One Mus musculus strain C57BL/6J chromosome 2, GRCm38.p6 C57BL/6J genomic window, ATTTGAGCTTTGGGAAGCTGGGGGCAGCCAGGCAGCTGGGGTAAGGAGTTCAAGGCAGCGCCCACACCCGGGGCTCTCCGCAACCCGACCGCCTGCctgctccccctttccttttcccgccctccctcccacccactcattcacccacccacccagagaGAGGACGGCAGCCCAGGAACCCGGGCCCGCCGCCTCCTCGCCGCGATCCTGGACTTCCTCCTGTCGCAGGAGCCGGCTTCCACGTGTGTCCCGGAGCCGGCGTCTCAGCACACGCTCCGCCGGGAGCCCGGGTGCGTCCAGCAGCCGGAGCAACCTGGGGACCGAGGCCCCCGGAGCGCCTGGGCCAAGTCCAGCGCCGAGAATCCGCAGGATCGCAGGAGCGGAGAACCGTCCGCATCCGAGCCGCACCTCATGGGTTCCGACGTGCGGGACCTGAACGCGCTGCTGCCCGCTGTGTCTTCgctgggcggcggcggcggcggctgcgggCTCCCTGTGAGCGGCGCAGCGCAGTGGGCGCCCGTGTTGGACTTCGCGCCTCCGGGCGCCTCGGCTTACGGGTCGCTGGGCGGTCCCGCGCCTCCTCCCGCTCCGCCGCCGCCTCCGCCGCCACCCCACTCCTTCATCAAACAGGAGCCCAGCTGGGGCGGCGCCGAGCCACACGAGGAGCAGTGCCTGAGCGCCTTCACCTTGCACTTCTCGGGCCAGTTCACCGGTACAGCCGGGGCCTGTCGCTACGGACCCTTCGGTCCTCCCCCGCCCAGCCAGGCGTCCTCGGGCCAGGCCAGGATGTTCCCCAATGCGCCCTACCTGCCCAGCTGCCTGGAGAGCCAGCCTACCATCCGCAACCAAGGTAAGGATTCCGGACAGCGCGACCTCCACGCGCGGTAGTGGCTCCGCGACCTGCTCCCACGCCGCTTCTCCCCTTGTCTGTTCCTTCCTGATGCCAGTTCTTACTCAGCAGCCTTCCAAGGGAGTCTGAAAGTAGCGGACAGGGAGGAGTGGGCTCTGTCAAATGCGAGTGACAACGCGACaacgcaccaccaccaccaccacttacACATTACTGAGCGCAACCCCAGAGTCCGATAGTTCGTAGGACGCGGGAGGACATCTGGGGCCCCGGGGTGTCCTAGAGATTTCGGAACTCCacgggaggaggaagaggaggttggCTGTAACGTGTGACTCTACACCGGGGGAAAGTCTGATGCATAAGGCCTCACCAGGCGTTGACTCTTAAAACGTCTAGGGTAGACCAAGATGAGGACTCCGAGTGGTGCTGTGGTTTAGGgacatcccccaccccccgcccccgtgCTGCCTCTGACAAGCCCGAAGAGCCGACCCGAAGAACTTCCAGCTCTCGGTGGGCCCTGGCTCATTCCAGGCCCACCAGAAGCAGTAGGGAGCTTTGGAATGAGGGATTAACACTTTGGGGGACTTAGTCAGTGTTCGCGCGTACCTTGCGGAAGTGTTGGGAATCTCTCTTGGAGTTTGAAGGCCACGGGGATGGGAGAAACAGCCGGGCTGGTCCGACTCCACCGGATACGAACCAAATCCCTGGAGTGAGGCTGGGGAAAGGTGGCCTTCTTCCTTTCCGCGCTCCTTGGAGGTTTCCTAGTCACGCACACCGCACACCGAAGTTAGGGGAAAGATTTCATAAGGCTTGGGATGAAGAAATAAGAACAAATGTATTGGCGGGTCTTCAGTCAATGCACGAGTTTATTTTTTAACTCTCGCAGGAGCCCGAACACCTCTCTTTCGTTAGCGCCCGGGCGGAACTGTGATTCCTGAGCCACTGTCGTTTTCTTCGTTTGTTCTCATTTGATTTCTTTGCCGTTGAGAATCTAATTTCGTTCGAGTCGATGTTTTAGGAaattctttactgacacagacgCTTTTTTTTGGACCAAAAATTCTGATATCTTTGGTCTGGGTGTTTCTGAAATGGGGTTTGGGGGCGCGGAGAGCCGGCACCGATTGGGGAAGGTGCAGGGGGTGCTGAAGGGCTCTCTAGGACCCTTTGAACCCAGCCTGGAGCGCCTCGACCACCCGAAGCCCTAGCGAAACCGAAACCACTGAAGAACAGGAATGCCTGGTCTTGAGGAGAAACCTGGAgcggactgggggggggggtccctccATTTAGGTCTTTGATAAAGGAAACTAGAGTTTTGAACAAGAGTTGGGGGAAGAGCTTGGTGCCTTTGCAGAGGGTCTCTGATCTTGCCATCTCTTTCCAGTAGGCAGGTGTTACCTTTGGCAAGCCTCCAGGTCAGTTTGCTCGCCACTAAGAGGAGAACGGAGATGGACAACCGGGAGTTTGGGTTAGGCCAGAAGTTATAGGCCAAACGGGAGGAAATCTGACCAGCGtctaaatacagaacacacagCCCCCCCTAAACCTCCCTGGGTCAGAAAAGAAGCCACTGTCAAGCATGTGTACACCTTGAGTGAGCATGCCTGCTACTTGGAGGGGCTCACTATAATCCTTTAGCTAGCAAATATGAATGGGCCACCATCTTTATAAGTCTTTTTAGGCTCTGTGTGAGGCTTAGCATTCTGCACTGCGAATCTAGTAGAAGAAACCTATAGGAGAAGGTGGGTGGGGCTGAGAATTTAAAGCCGGAGCGCATTGCCAGTACActtgaggtggtggtggtggtggtggtggtggtggtggtggtggtggtggtggggggaacaTCCAGGTTCTTTTGGAGTAGACAGGTTGGGCTGCTACAGAAGAAAGCTTGGGATATGAGGATGAGGCCCAACAGGTGAAGGCTCCccatcacattccactcttcTCAAACCAAGAGAAGGCCTGTAGGGAGATGTCTCCCGTGTAGCGACATACCCTGGAAGCGGGTTCCTGTCAGGAAACTTACCTTCTTCTCTCCTAGTTAAAACAAGTGAAGTCTGTGGGCTTCCTTGGCTCCTGGGAGCTGAAGTGAGAAGCCTGAAGCTGCTCACATCCACCCACCCCCATAGCAACTAGGAGGGGCCCTCAAGATCTGAGATTCTTTGAATAGTCATTCCTTTTACTTTAGGGTTTCCTATGGATCCTTTCAATATTGCAGGATACAGTGTGAGGTTTTTTGATTAGGAGAAGTTGTCAACGGTCCCTGGAAAATATGAAAATGGCCACCAGCTTGCTCCCACTCTATTGTTGAGAGGAATTCAAGCTGCCTCTGGTTACCTGTTTGCCAGCCTGGGAGAGCAACTTTGACACTCGTCCTTCCTTCCTCAGTTTCTTAAGGACATTCACCCCCCCATTTCTTCTATAGCCAACACCATAATCttataaaacattaatttagCAAAAAGCAAACCTTTCTTGGTGGGGTGCAGTGGGGCTGTAGAGTATCCATTAAGACAGCTAACGGCTATAGGAACCTTCTCAAGAAGCACTGAGATCTAAGGACCCTCTTAATACTGGGCGCCTAAATCCAGTCACTTGGAGAATTGACTTCAAGAGGCCTCTTAGTTCCTGTTAGAAGTaggacttgaactcacattttCCTCTTATTTTCTCCCAGAATTTTGGCTCCATGGTTGAAATGGCTTTTCTCTGCCCAGCCTAATAGGCCTTGAATTTATTATGAGTGTGAGATGGTTGGGAGGTCTGTCAGGACCCAGAAGTGGGGGTGAGGATTTTCCTAGTCTGGACCAATGCAGGGCTTGCCAGTCAGCCTCTGACTCCCgccccccacctccatccctgTAGTGCTTCTAGATAGCCTACACCCTGCTGTAAGGGATCTCTGCCCTGCTGGTCCCTTAGAGGAGTCCATTTGTGATGGGGCCAAAGGCGCCCCCCTCCGGTCATATCAAAGACTGTTGTCGGGTGGGAGTGAGGACTCCACCTATCCCTTGGCAACTGAGTTTTCCGGAACACCTTCCTGGCTTAGCCTGCGGTAGAATCTCCCCCTCAGCTCTCCAGGGCCAGGCTGGAGCAGCCTGTTCCGGGCTCCTCTGCagtagaggcaggggaggagagcTCAGAGCCTTATTCTCCTTCCCGCAATGTCAAGGTTGTTCTCCCCTCCCTGGTCCAGATCAACCGTGGGAAAGTGGCTACCTTGGCTGCGAGGGCCTCTCCCTCCGAGGCCTGGACAAGAAGCCTTTGAACACTCTGAAACTTCGCGAAGTCAGCAATCTCTCTGCCGGCCCCCACTCACGCCCTCCTCGAGATGGGCTCAGCTCAGTCCTCGGGTACAGCGGGTTCCTAATCAGCCCGAGCTCTGATAAGCTTCTAATTAAAAGAGCTCTCCCTCGGATCCCGCTGCCTTCACTGCTGCCCCTCCCAGGAGACCCGAGGGAGGGGCTCAAGGTTGTCGCTGCCCGCCAAGGTTTGCGGGTCTCATCTATGAGAAGGCCAGTAGGAAGCCTTGCCGGGTGCCCGCTTCCTCGAGCCGGAGTTCCGGACTGCGGAGCCGAGGTCCCTGGCGTGGGAGCTCCAGCCGGGGCAACAGCAGCTCTCTTTACCAGCGGTTGAGCAGTGGGTCTGAGATTGTGCGTGGCCTGAGATCATTGGCCACTCAGGAATGGAGAAGGGTTCGTTTAGAGAAAATTCCTTtatttctccccccccctttttttttggtttaaggACTCTTCACAAACTCCGTATTCTTGCTGGGAAAACCCGGGTGGGTGCCTGGACCCATTTTCGTTTATAAGCTGTAGGCCTCAAGTGGAACCACGCCTTGTTTCTCAAAAGGAAGATTCTGAAAGGCTATATGCACTTATTAATCCACACCCAAGAGGTATTAGGGCAGGGCATTATCTTTCCTCACTTCAGATACAGAGAAACTCAGGGCTTGCCCAGGTTGAAAAGCTGGCTGCTTCCTCAGTCACTGACCagagttctcagccttcccagggTACAAGTTGGTTATTCCCATAGTACCCCATTTCTCCCCTTCACTGTAAAACACCACAATCGACTGCTCCGGAGTAACCCCGATAGGATGGaagcttgtgtttttgtttggacAGTGGGTGTCCCCTCGGTATTTTGACATTGGAGATAGCTGTCTCTGTACTGAATGAATGGTCTCAGCAACTCCTTATCGATTGAAGGACCTCCATCAGCTGGTGggtaaaaacatcacatgacataactgagtctccaaagaaaccagacattTCCAAGTCAGGTGGGCACTTTGTtctacttggggggggggggctagaatTTATTGGGATTTAGAGACTGCACAGTAGGAAGCCACTGGGGCTACAGAGGGAGGCTACTGAAGGGACAAGGTGTAGCCACTCAGCTCTCATTCTGTCCTGAAAGGCCTGGCTCCCTCTCCTGAACTTCACcaagaggtgggggaggaggcccTACCCCAATTAAGTCCCTAGAAGGATCTTTAAGATGTCGGCTTGCACACCAACTTGAGCTTTGGCAAAACAAGTGGGGAATGTGTTTATAGAAACTTAGTAACAATATCGTGAAAGAATAAGATTTTCAAGACTCCCTGTTGATTTTCATCCATTTGAGAGATAGGGGAGGTCACCAGCCTCAGCTTTCAGCAAGAAAACAGAGGCTGAGATACTGCTACACAGGGATAGGTAGGGACATTGTACTGGCCTGTGGGGCAAGAAGGTTGGTCACCACAGCTGTGGGCAGAACTGAGCCCTCTGGGCTCCAGGTAGGCTGGGAGGGGCAAAAGGATTCGCCCTAACTGGAAGggtctttcttccctcctcccgcaccccccccccctacaAGCTTTCCTAAAGGCCTTGAGTGTCTTGGTGTCAGGCTGTGCAGACCAGAGAGGTAACATGCCCTGGTAATTACTCTCTCCTTTTAAAGCGCAGACCGTTGAACTGGCTCAGAGTAATTAATGAAAGTTGGTGCGCGGGCCCTTGATTTACAGCCCTGAGTCAAAGCGGGGTCAGCAGAGGAAACCCAGTCCTCTGGACCGAGCCGCCCCAGCGCGAGAGCCacggtgttgtttgtttttacgAAAGACAGTTTCTCCGCCAGGCGGGCGACGGTTTTTACACCCAACTTGCTGGAGGCTGCAATGGAAGACAGGCACAGAGGAATTGGGGGAAGCGGGGAGTTTGTAATTTTATTTGGGAGAAAGGATCGGATTAGTTCCCACTACAGCGTTGGGTTCCCCGCTTAGAGCCTGAAGTCCtagaaggcaggggtgggggtgggggtggggggcggcagGGGTGGCAGAGGACGACTCTACTGCTGACGAGAGTTAGGACATCGGGTACCCGCTGCTAGTGCCCCTGCTTTTTCAGGAACCTAATtgattctgtacttttttttttcttttttcttttttttcttccctgccgCTTCTTCAGGATACAGCACGGTCACTTTCGACGGGGCGCCCAGCTATGGCCACACGCCCTCGCATCACGCGGCGCAGTTCCCCAACCATTCCTTCAAACACGAGGACCCCATGGGCCAGCAGGGCTCGCTGGGTGAGTGGGAAAGATGCGGGTCTTTACTGGATGCCTCCATCTATAGTACCGCATCCTATCCGAATTTTCAATCCCTAGCAAATTGGGAGAGCGAGTAGAAACATTTAAAGGGACATTAGAAATACTAGCTTGTTTTACCCTATTTAAAAGATCGAATCTCCTTCCGCTCATCGTGGGGAAGTAGTCCTTGAGTTGAGGCGGCCTCGCTGTCCTGCAGCTGGAGCCAAACCTCACCGTCTGATGCTCAGCAAGCTCTCCATCCCGTCCCCCCTCCACCAGAACCTCTGCCAGTGACTCGCACTCCCGAGTCTCGCTCACTGCTGCCCTTGGCTCTCTGGCAGGCGAGCAGCAGTACTCCGTGCCACCTCCGGTGTATGGCTGCCACACCCCTACTGACAGTTGCACAGGCAGCCAGGCCCTGCTCCTGAGGACGCCCTACAGCAGGTAAGAAGGCGCGGAGCACCGAGACTAGATCCTGGAAATCCAGGAAGTGCAGGTGAGCTGGCGGCGAGAGAATGCCTGACCCTCCGCATCGCGTTCAACAGGCGAAAAGAAGGCAGGCAAAAGAAGTCTTCTTTAGACCCAGACACTCTAATTAAAGCAGGTGTCTTGGGCTATTGCTTGGCCTATAAAACGACGGCCGGCCGTTGTGTTTGGAGATAAAAAGGGAACTGCTGCTTTGAgggtttatttcttttctttggtttttcgagagacaggatttttctgacTGTCCTGGTAGTttttctgtagaccagtctggcttcgAACTGAGGAATCTGCTTGTCTCaggtctccagagtgctgagatttaaaggcatgtgccaccatgccctgtcaTGAGTTATTTCTTAGTGGTCTTTGCTGGGAGCCCTTTAACTTGCccggacaaaaaagaaaaaaaaaaaaaaaaagaaaaaaaaaaaaaaaaaggaccaagtGTACTCCAACCCTGTCCTTCCAGTTAAAAGCCTTCCGTGTCAACTGACCACACAGGCCAAACTACTTAAACAGTGGGCCACTTCCTTCCTCTCACCCTTGCTCTCTAGAGTTTTGGCCTGTGGCAATGTTTTGTGGACGTGTTTTGTGGCTGTCCTGTGTGCGCTCTGGGGCCTTTGCTCGAGATGGTGATTGTGGAGATGTCTGCGCTGGCAAGCAAAGCCTTCTTGCTCCCTGGAGAAGGAAGTTCAGCTTTTTTCCTCATTTaactctgctcccccccccccccgcccccttctcTGGCTTCTAGTTCCACTCTCCACCTTTTCTACCCCAAATTTATTCTTCAACTTTGGGTGAACTTGGCGGGCATCCCGCGTCGCAGATAGCGTTGCTTAGTAACTGCGATGCACACACACCGGTTCATGACAGGCTGGAAGGTGCTGCGCGCCTCATCTTGGCTGCCGAGGATTGGGTGCGCATTACCTCACcgctccctcctccccactgtaCTATGGGGCTCCTGACACCGACTGCCCCAAACCCATTCCCATCCTCCCGCCCCTTGACTCCGGGAGGCTGACGTCAAGGGAAGGAGGTAATGAGgtaatgaaggaaggaaaagcgTCTGTCTTGGGAGATTGGGTGGGGGAATGGCCGCGCCTGGGGACCTCCAGTCCctgaggtggaggaggggaaCGTCCTTGTTGTAGACTCTGGAGCCTGCAGTCCAACGGTGAAACCTAGAGCCTCAGGTGCATTGACCTTGAGGCTGGTCTTTCTCTCCCATCCTTGGTATCAGAGGCATAAAGCCCGGTCTCTTCTATTTGCCCTCTGGAGTGCTCTGACTTCGAAAACGTTTCTATTTAGCGTGAAAAATCCATCCTATCTAATCGAATCTTGGATTCTGAATGGCTTTTCTTTAGGCAGGAGGGAGAGAAACATATGCACAAGGAGCAGAGAGGGACATATGCATGTCCCTCTCTCTATCTAGAAAGTGGTCTTGGGCGAGCTCTCCAGAGCCAGGATGCTACCCAGAGGCCACAGTCTCAGTGGGGCCAAATCCCCAGAACAAGTTCAAGAGCAGACTGCACTCGCAGCTGGAAGCCTCTTCCCTTACAGAGAGTGGTGGCAACAGCTACAGACATCCTTCCTGTCTATGGCTAGAGTGTCATCGATGTTATTCTAGTAGCTATAAGGGGGCGGGAGGCTCTGGAACAATTCCTGGTGTGAAGACCTTGGTCCCCTCAGTCAGGAAGAGCTTGGTGTGGGAGTGGGTATTGTTGAGATGGGGCCCGTGCCTTCTTGGTAGCTGGGGACTGGCAAGatgtaattctctctctctctgtctctctctgtgtctctgtctcttactcACTCACGCGTGTGCTATTGCTTATTCCCTTTCTTACAAGCCTTGGCCCATATTGAGGGGCTCTGAAAAGGGGGTCCATCAGAAGGGCTGAGCAGCCACAAGAAGGTCTCTTGCATAAAGTGATCACAATCTACGATTTAGTATCATTTTCCCAAATGAAGTTACTGTTGTGGATTTTTGATTTGGGGAGATTTTGTGATGGAATGTGACTTTGGGATGAATCTATGGTTTCTCTCAAATGAAAGCAGGTGGGATGGGAATCTGATTGTCACAGATTCTTGTCGCTGGGACCTTTTGCATGCTTAAGCATctcctctaccactgaactacaccaAGATCATATCTCATATATGAAGCACACATATTTTCTAACCTAGCTTCTGACTGGCCTTTATTGAAGCAATTTTGTCAGATTCACCTTGCATAAATATTTGCTtatccttttattctttttacgACATTCTAAAACCTGctttgatcttatttttttttaacactgatctcctaaaaacacataGCTTTCCTAAGTAGAAACGCAGCAAGACCAGTTGTGACTTCTGTAGGAAGAGAGATTTCTTGCTTGAAGCGTTCACTTGCATCTTTGGTGCTTGCCTTAGATTCACAGGATTGGCAATCCTTTTTCCAAATAACTTTTGgaataactttccaaagaaatgaTGAGGACAAGTGTACTAAGGTAGCATGCTTTtctatttctaaaaatatttgaaGTGTGTTTAATCACTTACGTGAATGTAATGTTTAAGTAGCAGAGAAAATGGGAGCAAACTTCGATTGCTACATGGCTTAGCTTCTGATTTTAGATGGTCAGTGGTGTGGCTACTTACTGGCCCTTGGCTCGGTACCTTTTTCCTTGTAAAGTCGGGAGCACCTGGGAGAGAAAGGCTTGCTTGTATTTTGTAAGCCTTGCTGCACTTGATGCCCCAGGCAGCCTCTTATCAACTGATGCTTCCTGACTAGAGCCCACTCTTCCCTTTGTCTCTCTCCCAGGCTTGGGGTCTAGTGTCATTCTCTAGCTTGTGACACAGAAATGCTATGCCTCTGGCATTAAATAAGCAGAAAACTAATGTGAGCCTGCTTTGAAGAAAGCCTCAAAATGTCGGCTCTTTCATCCTCTGCATCATCTTCTGTCTCCTGTAGCATGCTCAGCTCACCCATTAATCTTACTATCTATGAAGTAGATGCTATAATTTCCATTTTACTGATGAGGAGGTAAGCTTAGAAACTTGATGAAGAGAGTCTAAAGCCCTTTTGTATTCTGAACACGAGTGATCTGGACTGCTTGGTTGGATTATGCCCCTTCCTATGCCAGCATCTTTTACTGATAAATAGTAAGTAATCACTATTCTTTGAGGTGGGCAAAGGGTTGGTTATCACCTCTATTTTACAAAGGAAGAAACTGAGAGGTAATCCCAACCCCATGAAACATGATAGGAAATACAACTTTGGATTAAAATTTAGATAGTGAGGAGGATCCAATCTATTCTTCAACTGTCTGTACACCTCCCTCTCACAGGGCTAAATGCCACTCTCTGGGGACAGCTAAGTGCCACACTCTGGggatggcatgtgccaccactctaATTCTCCCATAGTGGTAGAGGCCCATTTTACTCATACCTCCCATTGAGAGCATTATGCAATGTTTTCCc contains:
- the Wt1 gene encoding Wilms tumor protein homolog (non-AUG (CUG) translation initiation codon), which produces MDFLLSQEPASTCVPEPASQHTLRREPGCVQQPEQPGDRGPRSAWAKSSAENPQDRRSGEPSASEPHLMGSDVRDLNALLPAVSSLGGGGGGCGLPVSGAAQWAPVLDFAPPGASAYGSLGGPAPPPAPPPPPPPPHSFIKQEPSWGGAEPHEEQCLSAFTLHFSGQFTGTAGACRYGPFGPPPPSQASSGQARMFPNAPYLPSCLESQPTIRNQGYSTVTFDGAPSYGHTPSHHAAQFPNHSFKHEDPMGQQGSLGEQQYSVPPPVYGCHTPTDSCTGSQALLLRTPYSSDNLYQMTSQLECMTWNQMNLGATLKGMAAGSSSSVKWTEGQSNHGTGYESENHTAPILCGAQYRIHTHGVFRGIQDVRRVSGVAPTLVRSASETSEKRPFMCAYPGCNKRYFKLSHLQMHSRKHTGEKPYQCDFKDCERRFSRSDQLKRHQRRHTGVKPFQCKTCQRKFSRSDHLKTHTRTHTGKTSEKPFSCRWHSCQKKFARSDELVRHHNMHQRNMTKLQLAL